TAAGTTTGTTTCTTGCCCCGTTAGTATGTTGGGCCCTTGAAGCCTTCTGACTTCCTCACTGCTGACTGTATTGCAGTCCAGATCGTTCTAGGCTATCTAATTCCGCTCTGGTAAAGTCGAGGACCTTCGACAACCCATCTGTAGTCTTTACGCCGCAGTCATCTTGAGCAACTGGCCAGGTAGACCTATCCCTGTGCTCTGCGGTCCCGTCGTCGCTGGGGGTCCTCTTGTGTCGATGCATTCGGTGGTACTCAACCACCATCTCTGAAACGGTAGGCTGAGAAAGGGATGTCGGCGATCATCGACGAGTAACTACTTGTTGACACTCCCAGCGCCTTGAGACATCGCATGTTGGCTTGTAGATGGTCATACAAAGACTGTAGTCCATGTACGTCTCTCTGTGATTTCACAGCTGGTAAATCCCGTAGCCTCGCGAGATACTCACGATGTATAAGAGAGGTGTCTCCGAAACGCTGCAATAGTATCTCAATCGCGTCGTCGTAGAAGGACTCTGTTGATTGCAGTCCACGAAGGGAAGCAGCTGCCCGTCCTTTCAACGACGCGTTTAGGTACTGGAACTTCTCTGTCTTATTCAGCTGCTGGTTTTCATGTACTGCCGTCTTGAACTGCTCCCAAAACGGTCGCCATTCTGTGAGCTCACCGGCGAAGGTCATCAACTGCAACTTAGGTAGCTTGATCCCCGCTTGGACTTGTTGGTTGCTCTGTGGCATACGAGGTGACACTGGCTCCGACTGAGGAGAAGCCATGTGCCGTTCCAAAAGCTGAAAATCAGCAAGCCGTGTCCGTAGTTCCGCAGTCGCACTAGCAGTTTGCTCTTCATATCGGAATACTACTTCGTACTCCGCGGGTAAATCCTAGTCCTTTATGAAGGGCTCGATTTCTGCGTTCAGCGCTTGTAATTCCTTGTAACTTTCTTCTATGCGGGCTAGAAGTCAATTCAAAGCGGTCTTACTGACACCGACGTCCTGCCGAAGATCCGTGACCTCGTTCACGAGTTGAGTAATTCGTGTACGCCTTGCTGCTCTTTTAGACTTAAGCCGGTCCATGATCAGTCTTCGAAACGTTCAATATCTTGTACAGCCAGGCaagttcccgggtttcggcaccagaaatATGTTGTGGAATATTCACTCCGGGAATAAAGGAACTGTACTTGCCACTTCGAATACGTTTAATTTCAGCGACCAGCTTCAACCATGCCCGAGTACAGAGGGACCACAAAACGTATCAGCTCCTAACACGAGCACAACgtctaaaaaaatatatatagaagaagaaaaagtccCCCAAAAGGCTCACAGACTCGCGTTTCTTACACGCGCTCTCAGTTGCTTCGTAGTCGTCTTACGATGCACACAAAGAAAGCTGCAATAGCATCCATGCCAGGTTCGCATACAGGTATGAAAACGAActcatgaacaacaacaactttattttcgaccttggagagtgggcagtttcatcgccacaggcgatactctaccccattgctggttggaatggggggaataaaataacgagccccttcacaataacaatcgaagtccgatggtgtccagaaatgtcagaagaacTTTGAGCGCAGACCGTTGCTTGGCTGGATTggaccagggaccaagcaatttcgatagggagaaagggcgagagtccagctgacgaagagactcggagagtgtggttcgggaaggttcgtagtgagggcaatgaagaagaatatgctccagattctcaagagcaccacagtggcagcaggtgggagagtcaacttgtctcaagcggtaatgccactgagctgtaaaggccacatcgaggcgcattcggtggattaatgcagcacctTGACGAGAGgagtttcgtggcatgcggaaagcgagcgttggatcaactctgctcaacatagaggggggaagaatgtcggttgcccgttggcgggaagccagaggTGTCAggggcgggaagccaggggtgatGAGATTCCATCATGCTGATGGTAAAGATAATGCCCCCAAcgccagaagcgcttgaacctcggacagttgcgacgcaccacgAAATGCAGAGACAACTGCCTTGACTGCCGCGAGTACCGCAGAGAAAAGTGTAAAAGAAGGCACAGCTTCGGTGGCTGATGGTGGTAACTGTCTTTCAATGCCTGCGCTGGTGCTGTCACACTTGCGTTTGTGCATGTAATTTGCTTTGATGCAGAAGGGGCGTGTCGCATGGCTGCTTCTGTTTGTCTTGGCCGCATACCGGGGTGGGAGTGCAGGAAAGTCGTGTTCATTTGTTCTAGTCGTGACGGTGGCACTACCACCCTTGggagcgtcagacggaagtcgtatGATCCGATCTTGGTGTCTTCTTGTGGCAGCGGTCTTCATGGGACATAAAGAGAACGATGCAGGATGTCTGGATTTATAGTCAGCACACGTTGGCTCTCTCTTATTGTTTGTTACAGTCTGATCCGCGGTGAGGCCGAGCGCCATAGGATTGACAGTTATAGCACTgcatggggccttctatgtattCGTCGACGATGAAGGTCTGACATTCGAGTGCAATTCGCTGTGGAAGATGGACTGTGGGTCGAAACGTAAGGATGACACTGCGGAACGGAGGGTGACCTGCTGTTCTCCACACGCAGAAAAATTATTGCAATCCGTGGAGACAGCTCGTTCTTACTCGATGACGGCAAGGTGTGGGACGCAAGCAAGCTCCATAGAATACGCGAAGGCGCGCCACACAAGTATGGCACGAATGTCCATAGCCAGAACGAAGGTGAGCGACTTCTACTTCTACCTCGCAAGTTGAGCGGCGTTGCTTTTGGACAACGCTCATCGACCAGCTGCCAACGACCCTCAACCAGCGCCTGTCCTTCCACCTTCCACGCGGGAGCTTCAATGAACACGACACGAGACTTTCTATAAAGGCAGCCGAGAAAGACGACCACCGCATCACCTGCGATACTGAAATGACTTGTTTTGGGTTTGTTTCTATGGTGTAGTTTTCGTGAGGGGAAGAAGTGTGCTGTCACCACATGTTCCGCATTTTAATTCACGTCGTTAGTGTTATGTAGCCAAATGTACATACATCTACAGCATTGTAAAAAACGTTGTTAATATGGTACACTACAGATTGCAACCTCACGAGGAAGGTTGCTTCATCCTAGCACAGTTTTAGGGAATTAAGAATGTTGGAAAGCGGATGTCCGAAAGCGACACTGGTGATCAAGGCGAAATAAAGTGGGGTGGGACGATAAACTTTGTTCGAAAAACCCTAGTTGACTCGCTATATATGTATCGTAGATAAGCTTTAAGCGAGCTCGTACAATAGTAAAACCCGCGCACAACGATGCCTCACGCAATTATGTACACCGTAGAACGATCGTTTTTACTTTTACCGTCAAAATGTACATTGTCTCTATGGAGAATGGACCCGCGCATAACAATGAACTTTGGCGTTCTGAGTTTTCGTACAGCAATATCTGACGACGTCACGCTTACGGACCAACTTTGGCAGCGCGCTGTTCGGCGTTGCAGTCGAAATAGTGACGGTCACCCCAGCACGGACTTCAAATTTTCGCATCGAACATAATGGGAATAGGCATTACAAACAATCATTCCTATACAGGCTTTTGAACTTTTTCTAATTTTTGCCTAAGGCCAATTTCACACGGCCCCCAAACTGTACTACAGCATTCCAAAATTGGTCGGATATATGATTGATAAACAGCTTCTTTGGTGCCTGGGAGCGCCCACAAAGTTCCCTCTGGAAAATTTCAACCTGTCGTTCTCTCTGTTTACAATTTTAGTGTCATGTATCCCACATAAGGTGTTTGTTTAATGTTACGCCCATGTgtattttcaaaaaaaaaaaggcaacgcACTTACATTTAGTAGTCTTCAAGGACATGTTCCAATTGTCCAACCCATGTTTTAATCTTAATGAAATCGGTttgaagaaacaacaacaacagctttattacgggatgatgactggggagtttcatcgccgggggcgatactctaccggggaatgaaataatgcgccccttcacaataaggatcgaagtcctgtggtgtccagaaaggtgaagagagcctttagggcagagcgttggtgttcTGCATGTGGCCagagaccaagcaattttgtgagagagagggggcgccagtctagctcgttgaggcaTCAGGaaagtacggttcgggaaggttagtaatgtgggcaatggagaacaATCTGCTGTatatcttcaacagcaccgcagtggctgcagtgcGGAGAGGCAAcctgtctcaagcggtagcgccactgtgctatGAAGCCCACCTCgtggcgcattcgatgaactaatgcggcatattgacgagagatatgtgcaggcatgcggaaagcgagcgctggatcaactctgctcagcatggcgagGGGGGATgtcagcggtccgttggcgggtagtcagaggagtcacgaggcgtcgaagcacagaccgacgatctcctctcagcagtgtaATACGCGTCCGtatccgagacgagagagctgcttcggcggcgctgtcagcctgttcattgccttcgacaatgggctggaaccagtggtgggcagtacttgaagtaccaagtactcaagtaggaAGGGAgatgcctcaggacagaagccgccgatatttcgaacagagattgctcttcttctgggcccagaagaagaacagtctctgttcgaaatatcggcggcttctgtcctgaggcaactcccttcctacatctctaccggatcgctggatttctacccatccaagtactcaagtagtactttaggtacatttctgtgtacttgtactttactttaagtaaattttaaatcgtgtactttgtaccgtacttaaagtacttttttccgagtattttcccatcaagtactcaagtactcaaacttggactccaatcaaaaaaatcacaaaagagtataaCAAATGCAACCTACTAAacgcgctaaaatgacaacaagaaaacgaaaacacacagatagtgccatgtgtgtgttttcgtcgtcttgccgtcattttagcgcttgtagcgggatgcagtaccaagagtcccagtctgacattttagcaaaaatgatttttgtgctgttaaagagcgtatttgttgaagcaaatttattgttgagaggcttgaaatgttgaaaacgTATCAACGCTTCTAAGATTATGTAaaatgaatggaatgcaaagacacgcacacattatgacactgtaaccggcagcacaatgacttagtcagttgtcatttcagttctctcaatgcagggttctatgttttttatattgtttccttcattggcaattaataatcaatttATATCACACTGTGttattgcattacatgatgaacactctgaaagacacacatgctttcatttttacattttacgtttttaattggtcacatggattacattgctgcagatcacagtcgtataaaaatgatggcttacattgtgcttaaccatttttactttcttcatattctttttgaacatgttgtatttcaaaaagcagcatggaatgcccagaaatatataatctcgGTTGGcctgtgcttttttttccttgaAATTGCatagcctgttatagcagaagattagtaccggaacaccacactagctgggtgatcttggatcagtcagggtataatacagcacagctgactgattacctctatacatgtaactgcaaattatgtcatctgattaagttcatattcacagattagcacttaacctaggactttatggctttagagcatttgtcaaggacgctcgctaaagttttgcaaaaaaagcaagacacagatactaaacagtgaaatgcaaagtgatacaaattaaattcgcaatgtacttgatgaatacttgaagtactttggctagtactttgtactttacttgaagtacatttggaattgggtactttgtactgtacttgaagtactaatgttGCCAGGTACttagtactttactttaagtataattttgaggtactttgcccattaCTGgatggaacccattggagaacgagcctgtgccctgcttcgtagacaagtttgtaaggcataaacacatccataaccaaagGTGCGGAGATAGGAGCCTCGGATACCAGAATTTTCagttgcttgcagcgcagatgttgagtcagtgaatacCACCCAACTCCGTGGGGTAAAGTGAACGCGCTGCAGCCAGAAcggtatggcatagagttccgtagctgtggaggaggtttggtgcgaaaggcgacgtcctttaactacgccttcggatgggatgacgaatgccgacgcggacttgccatttcgagatgcgccatcggtgtatgcggcGGAAGAGGTAGAGAACTTCGCGTCTACGACAGCATAAAAAATTGACTTGAATGACTTGAACCTGATCTCTGTGGTCCTGGAGGTCCCGAAGACGCGCGAAGGTgagtggcacaggcagagaccagggggcgtccgGCGGTATGACGTCCTTAGGTATGAAGCCAttgagagcctggcgtgtcctctgcgctacgcggTGACGATATCGAATATTTCTAAGTGGTTGACGGGGAAtctgcgcacgcaaacgtaggaagtgtcgagccgtttcccgctcacggaggaccGCCACCGGGAGTTCACAAGCTTCATCTAGGAGTTGCCGTGTGCAGCCATTCTTGGAATTCCatggcagcgacgaaggctttgGTCGAACAGGGCCtgaagggtatttaacgatgttgtagaaacactgagcaagactggaaggctgaAAAGCACAGTCGCTCTCACCATGAACGGCTAGAAGGGATGGTTGATCACAGCTCCAGCGTAAGCCAGAAAGACGTTGAATTGCAGgcagccatcgctgcactttggtttcaaggtgctcaATGTGGCGATCCCGGCGCAGGTTCGAGCCCggaacgcacaggctcgagcttctttgCACCCACCCACACAGGGAAATTACTCATAGCCTCTGAGTGAAGGGAGCTCGATGCGCTTTTCGtgcgaaaggtccattccaagtcgcgtaAGGTAGAGGTGGACATTGTTTaagatttgttgcaaacggcgctgaatggctggtcgtgactcGCCTACTGTCCCAAGGGCatcgtcatcggcatacacgggGAATGCTACTTTGCGAGGAACTACCCATTTTAGTCCTGTcattaccacattaaagagtgtacgactgagaatgcttccttggggtacgccttgataAACACGTTGCTTAAGGCTttggatgtgcggacagcgacagttcgatCCGAAAGGAAATCGTGGACCCAGCTGAAGAGTCGACCTGATACTCAGAAAAAAACGCAAGGCGTGGAGCACACATAGATGTGCGAGACGGTTTCGTATGCGCGCTTAATGTCCAGGAAGACCGATATACAACGATCCGtcgatgagcacgagcatgttggactgtagagactagcttgagaactggatccattgagcttcggtggcgacgaaatccagccatttcttgagggaacgGACCTGGTTTTTCAAGCCATCAGTCAAGgtgatgcaaaaccattctctccgtCAGCCTTCctatacagcttgtcaggctcacagggcgaaaggaggatagggcaattgggggtttgcctggtttGAGGATGCGAagaaccaatgcctccttccaggtagatgGTACGCATCCCTGTaaccaagacgtattataaacatgaaggagagcttggactgaccgctcgtcaaggtttcgcagtgcggaaTAGGTAATTGTATCTGGTCTGGGGACGATCacacattcacaagtttcaacgcagACTTCAGCCCGATTAGAATAAAGTCGCGGTTCATAACCACGGGTGAACGAAGCCTGTCTTGGTGAATTTCTGTCGTGAAGCTCTGGACAAAACTGTTGTGTACCGCAGATGTTGAGTGCAGCAGCCGATGTCGTTAGGTCGACTGAGAAATCTGTCGCTAGCGTgatttcgtctacacccttaacgatagccaatgccgcgagaggattcttttctgggggcgcatccttcagagttagaattgtcctccagatctttgtggccctgtcaaacggtgaaaggcgttgacaaaacttacgccaacgcttccagTCTTctttcttaaagggactgtcgcatccggaaccatggttacgaatccaataccaatgtgttcggtacactaccatgAACTacttgccaaattttctccttgcAAAACGgcccgggtgatgaggaatcgaatttaaaagatcgggtttcgttttgatcctcgaaagcgccagcgccaacaacatcgcgtgacgcaagttggaatctggctaatccgccgtgaaggacgctgtcgtctgccgccaagtctggggctgctttgctgttttttgtttgtttttcttcctgCACGTCGCTCATATTCACATGTGAGGTTCACTAActagtgacgcggatactctttgtgaatcgagagaatctctacgcttgcatggttcgcgtgagatgtcgtttggaaactgatgcagcgttcctgactccaggaaaacttccttcgaagaCCTCGAcgttgatttcgcacgcctatAGGGTACAGCTACAGCAAGACGAAGCGAAAGCTGGAAGCAGCTatatcactagcgggtatccagatgaagcaaggagtattcatgctgtccgtgtatgcgcctcgcatttcaccgatgaTGTGTActtggatgagaacatcatgcaaatgcaacttggattgacacaaaaaaggaaagaactTAAGCTTGACGCCGTttcgacagtgttccacgaacaaagggagccagcaacttcgacagtaagtcacaatgtctatgcagtttcccaatcggatctgtcactcttgcgcgtgagtagcagtaaaagacgaaatcggtacaacatAACGTATCCCCTAACATATGattaataaatagataaataaaatacaataaacaagtaaaaacGAGTTTCGTGTCGGACGCGTCAGACGCGTTTCACGCACACAGACGCGtgaaactttccctgttactgaacctcTGACTTTCGCCTCCTTTTgtggaaagtggtagacatgattggttttcatgtgtgttacagctgcaggcagctcgacagggtcaagcgcaagtggtaggtatattacttaaatataTTTAATGTGTtcacaatttttggacacagaacagttcacaaactatgaaccccgatcactaaaagggaGAACTGACGCTGTCTGTGTGCTGATGTTAGAAACAGGCCCTATATACAAGCAGTACcgtctgtccgtaacataagcgtcATAAACCAATTCCCAGTTTCCTGTTATCtcgctgtttgtgaactgtttgttgttgagctgtttgtgtgctgtagggcggcggttttagcggttgtcgtagccaacttgaggtgcacttttgacgttctgtgttctAGAAGgatcaggtgctgctgatccaagtcccatccatccatccatgaaacggcatgaAACAATGTACTTGTGTGCACCACAATTTTAATAACTGAAAATACTACgatttgtcgccggtgttaggcctagtgaacacggcgatcacaacgaaatcataacaaaaacggcgctgtgctgcacaatcttatatttaacagctggatataacagatttcatggatataaacattcttgcctcttatattgcaactattcatgtagatttgtttagaaatcataccgacaacagaatgtgtcccagcaggtggttctgccggcagcggtacaacgacggaagcagacgacaattcccgtcGTGctttacgctccctaggtggcgattatcaaatttgcacctagagtcactgtaccgggggaagagtaccgcaaccgctccgcgtcgtctgctccggcagccatattgcttccaagccgccgcggatcgcgtgttaggatagctgtagtcagtgttacatcgccttgatttcgcggctgtgcaccaaaaattttgtgacttcctgtggtgggactcggctaatacttaatgaaacagggcacgagcgtcactacagtatagtttgttgtattctgtagctaacagacgaattatgttggcacgtgttcgcctctaaaaggcatcgtcgagtctcgtttgcgctctatagatgatttttttttttcttttagttcacttgttttgtggacattaaactatagtgctcgtgtgtgcagcttcaggttgacataaataacctccaacagttttattctcatctcttcgcaattaaatttctatttcacacgttcaatggcTATGAGAATGCCAACGTTTTTTCACGCGCATGTAAAGTGCTGTGGGTTGTTCTTCCAACCCCCCGCTCCAACGCAAGCACTTGATCTTCCATGAGGAGTAGACCGTGAGCTTCAAGTCACTACATTCCGTCTCAGCCTTTGCTTGTTTCGTTTAAGACTGCGACCTCGTCGAGGGGACCATCACATGACTTGTCTGCAGGGCTTTCCTGTGCATATTCCTCGATGCTCTGGTCACAGAAATTTGTGACGGTGTTGTCTTCCTCTGCAAGGTTGATTCACTCACAATTGCAgctcaatatttaggaatagttttcataactcaatatttaggaatagttttcataagtttcaatagTTCTCATAGTTCCATgataaggcaagcctgagcgatgggcaagacacgtaaacaaacacgtgtttgtttacgtgtcttgcccatcgctcaggcttgccttatcatggaatttatccaccagctagcctgcatttacgccattttctcATAGTtcatatctacatatatttcgacgcattaccaTCCTCCACTGCCCCTCGATCAgtatttaggaatagttttcataagtttcaataattttcatagtgcatatctacatatatttcgacgcattaccaTCCTCCACTGCCCCCTGATCTTACACTATGTTGTCATCAACTTCAGTGTGCAAGTCTTTTGGTGACTCCTCGGAGAACTCTGCGTGCGAAGAACGGGGGATAGGAGCCTTCCTCAGCCTCGTAGGTGTCCGGTATGcaaaactgcttgggactgcagtccacttcaacttctttcgaatctccttgtcctcgaagtcgtcgcgtgtgaagtggtcctgatagtggcgttttgttagcaccgcagggcagggaacgcaatgggaagatccaacaagcactactttgatacgcccggctgttcttcgcacagttgaactgttattcaatactgtgtgcaaaggttctgcaatgaaaaataaacacgccACGAAATTTACCTCGCTCAAACGTATGTTATTCGTAGGCGCGAAGTTCTTCCGGCAGGTTCTGTGCCGATCTACGCGTCTCGTCACTTTTGCCcgtcggaatgcagaaaaatgctttgtctgactctgtcccgttgcagcacaacatccagacatggttgttcgtagttcctcagCTCTCTGAAATCCATTTCACGTACAAAAAACCAAGAGCGGCACACGAACATACGCGCACATGCGTCCCAGCTATTGCGTTCCCCGTATAGACCCGGCGGGaggttggaagcaaagaggaggaaaacgcaccacgtgacgcgcctcggcgaatgagcaaggcggcggcaaggggaaagcgaatgcgatactcttcccccgggtacagtgactctatttgcaccaacaatccactacttttgcagattgcgagaggtatccatttcaatcccatccaatccacttgccacccaaaatggcgctgcctatgttggataggggggcaaatagtgaggataggctgattgatagcgccccaagTTTCAAGACTTCACtagtcggaaagctgaaaaagtgggtggagcttcaggtataggcatgacccattaatggccagactcccttttaatatacggctctggggtGACAGTGGCATTACCGCCCCTGGGAGCGTCCGAAGGAAGTCGTAATATCCGATCTTGATGTTTTTGTGTGGCGGCGGTCTTCACGGGACATAAAGAGAACGATGCAGGATGACCAGATTTACAGTTAGCACCATTTGGCTCTCTCTTACTGTTATACAGTCCGATCGGCGGTAAGGCCTAGCGCATATGCCACACCTAGTAGCAACTCTGCAATTTCgagcaatatggccaaatcgttgacagttatagcactgcatggggccttctatgtattCGTGAACGATAAAGGTCTGAAATCCAAGGGCAATTTGGTGTGAAAGAGGGATTGTGGGTTGAAAAGTTCGGATGACGCTGCGTAACGGGGTGAACACATCTCCACCATCGGTTTGAAGAATTTTACAGTCATCCGCATCATTCATCATTCATTGCAGAAAACTTTATTCTGGTGACAGTTTCAATCTTTTCTCATTTGTAACTTTCGGGCATCCTTATGAATACTGCTTCCATTTGATCCTCAGTGTCACACATCGCATGTTTCAAAGCTTTGCATCTGATACTTCCGAGGCTGAACCTTGCACTCTTGTGccctgaaatggaaagtacGTACAGCACATTCAGTAGGCTGAAAGCTTGACCGCTTGCACTACTGACGTCCTACTAGTGACCGACCTTACGCTACTGACGTTCGCAGTGTATACATCCTcagatatgaaaaaaaaaaaaaatcggtgccTGACCCTGGCCGGGTCTGGTTGTCGGGCCAATGCTGTCCGTTGCAGCGCCCTACTAGTCCTACCTCGAATGCTAGCTTCTGCTTCACGTGCCGACCACTTTACTGCGGCAAATTCCCGCTGAGACCCGGTACTGTCTCGTGCATGCATCGTCATCTTCTCACAAATGGGGGATTCTCCAACGCGATACACCAACAGAAACTAAACGTAGAACCGAGACAAGGAATCAGGAAGGGCATGACGACAGAGCTTTTTGAGagtgttcgtttttttttttttttttttaatgctcaGCTGAGTTTGAGAGCTTGTCGTCTTGTTTCCTTGTCTCGTGTTCTACGTTTAGTTACTACGTACTAGCTCTCCTGTGCAGCAGCCCTTCCTACCAAAGGAAATCCGAGTGGCAAAGACAGTACCATGTACATCCTAGCTGTGAAGCACCACAGACATACCTCCA
This portion of the Ornithodoros turicata isolate Travis chromosome 3, ASM3712646v1, whole genome shotgun sequence genome encodes:
- the LOC135389321 gene encoding uncharacterized protein LOC135389321, which produces MASPQSEPVSPRMPQSNQQVQAGIKLPKLQLMTFAGELTEWRPFWEQFKTAVHENQQLNKTEKFQYLNASLKGRAAASLRGLQSTESFYDDAIEILLQRFGDTSLIHREYLARLRDLPAVKSQRDVHGLQSLYDHLQANMRCLKALGVSTSSYSSMIADIPFSAYRFRDGG